A portion of the Corticium candelabrum chromosome 5, ooCorCand1.1, whole genome shotgun sequence genome contains these proteins:
- the LOC134179730 gene encoding uncharacterized protein LOC134179730 isoform X2 has translation MAPRYMEDKSFGSSLYKTDFDGKKRWNDWTTSVGPHGKLISPEERKKTTNYLRATHFQFGHDAPTVATETADAYGTVSDGLSKTGVPGLASDRGTTHVFRAGDYNVEGRPGSYVSVHMSDFGQQTAAGVSTVIPKAYGHVLPKETPSSNLAASALRHALQQQNYNHFSNPRDPVSVNLLKAFTKYDRDRSGFITFDELQLMCLDLMGNQASFSEQELRDLLRECDQNEDGQIDYNEFFRFLVCQSQPVAVDGAFVSSQQESYRKQEKDEKLMQNVKRRLHEDPIADGNYQISTHFQFGTNEAFPSSVYTGDYTQMRRPCVKPDRCPPPISSKMIPEEPDRRTGMPTQRRDYVDHSTAQTATSTEQDVSKNKERHKLQSVAFSCNPHAYSEDRQKSVTQLAYCGKTSLPAERLLNSLPQYKHLQSDEALLVPPREPKESEAQSRFVPPITSVELAAQKRRESRMEMKERLKDNKQTHFPFGFDPDTKISEQKFQFESRPPVDSTVPAAGVSGTTHFSHVTPSEAHGNDGSGDSLSGGVQNEIVKKTYERHLNPRDPIHMNLRMAFLEFDTDLSGKISRQEIMKVCEKYNIEIDPVTLNDILKRCDQDGDGMVDYNEFQAAFSRRRSSDGMFETVMKGDYKPIQQRQFTEMQKQVIAADQSRTVCSAQTHFFHTDHSNNPHLSTTTNDFIKPEMMHRSKAAAL, from the exons ATGGCACCACGTTATATGGAGGATAAGAGCTTTGGGTCGTCGTTGTATAAGACAGACTTTGATGGGAAAAAG CGCTGGAATGACTGGACGACTTCTGTTGGTCCACACGGCAAGCTAATCTCAccagaagaaagaaagaaaactaCCAACTACCTGCGAGCAACACACTTCCAGTTTGGACACGATGCTCCTAC TGTGGCTACTGAAACTGCTGATGCATATGGAACAGTATCAGATGGATTGAGTAAGACTGGTGTGCCTGGTCTTGCTTCTGATCGTGGAACAACTCACGTGTTTCGTGCTGGAGATTATAACGTTGAGGGTCGACCTGGCAGCTATGTGTCAGTCCATATGAGTGATTTTGGGCAGCAAACGGCTGCTGGAGTGTCGACGGTTATACCTAAGGCATATGGACACGTGTTACCAAA AGAGACTCCCAGCAGCAATCTTGCAGCCAGCGCACTTCGTCACGCTCTCCAACAACAGAACTACAATCATTTCAGCAATCCACGCGACCCCGTCAGCGTCAATCTACTGAAAGCATTTACCAAATACGATCGCGATCGATCCGGATTCATAACGTTTGACGAGCTGCAATTGATGTGCCTAGACTTAATGGGAAATCAAGCCTCGTTTTCAGAACAGGAACTAAGAGATCTGCTGAGAGA ATGTGACCAGAATGAAGATGGTCAAATTGATTACAATGAGTTCTTCcggtttcttgtttgtcaatctcAGCCGGTTGCTGTCGATGGGGCATTTGTGAGCAGTCAGCAGGAGAGTTATAGGAAGCAAGAGAAGGATGAGAAATTGATGCAGAATGTGAAGAGAAGACTACATGAAG ATCCTATAGCTGATGGTAACTATCAGATATCAACACATTTCCAG TTTGGTACAAACGAAGCCTTTCCATCGTCCGTATACACTGGAG ATTACACACAGATGCGTCGACCATGTGTCAAACCGGATCGCTGTCCACCACCGATCTCATCGAAG ATGATACCAGAGGAaccagacaggcggacaggaATGCCCACACAACGACGCGACTATGTCGATCACTCAACAGCACAAACG GCCACCAGCACTGAACAAGACGTGTCAAAGAACAAG gaGAGACACAAGCTACAGTCGGTTGCATTCTCATGTAATCCACACGCGTATAGTGAAGATAGACAGAAGTCAG tcACTCAGTTAGCATATTGCGGCAAAACGAGTCTTCCAGCCGAGCGGTTACTCAACTCTTTACCTCAATACAAACATTTACAAAGCGATGAGGCTTTGCTTGTTCCACCAAGGGAACCGAAAGAGAGTGAGGCACAGTCACGTTTTGTGCCTCCAATAACAAGTGTGGAGTTGGCAGCACAGAAGAGGAGGGAAAGTCGCATGGAGATGAAGGAGAGATTGAAGGATAACAAGCAAACGCATTTCCCGTTTGGATTTGATCCTGACACGAAGATCAGTGAACAA AAGTTTCAGTTTGAATCCAGACCTCCAGTGGACTCCACAGTTCCTGCTGCTGGAGTTTCTGGCACTACACATTTCTCACATGTGACACCCAG TGAAGCACATGGGAATGATGGCAGTGGTGATTCCTTGTCAGGTGGGGTTCAAAATGAGATTGTAAAGAAGACCTATGAAAG ACATCTCAATCCTCGGGATCCGATCCACATGAACCTCAGAATGGCATTCCTCGAGTTTGACACCGATCT ATCAGGCAAGATATCACGACAAGAAATCATGAAAGTTTGTGAGAAATACAACATAGAGATTGATCCTGTCACTCTTAATGACATTCTTAAAAg atGTGATCAAGATGGAGATGGAATGGTTGATTACAATGAGTTCCAAGCAGCTTTCTCTAGGCGACGTTCGTCGGATGGAATGTTTGAGACGGTCATGAAGGGTGACTACAAACCGATTCAACAGAGACA ATTCACAGAAATGCAAAAGCAAGTAATTGCTGCTGATCAAAGTCGCACAGTCTGTTCTGCCCAAACACACTTCTTTCACACAGATCATTCAAACA ATCCTCATCTCTCAACAACAACCAACGACTTCATCAAACCTGAAATGATGCACA GATCAAAAGCTGCAGCTTTGTGA
- the LOC134179729 gene encoding uncharacterized protein LOC134179729 isoform X1: MPVRRYTIGLDVGGTNTDCVVLRASEVIGSCKRPTSKNVTSGVHSSLDEALKDASRLTGESVSDIAAHVARVNIGTTHFVNAVVQRKSLARVATIRLCGPASISLPPFVDFPSDLADKIKHSLHLLDGGFRFDGKEIVPVNDKQVISCITRLQQGDYPCKNVVVAGLFSPLSGEQEEHVGKLIADHFPDVSVTKSYEVGQLGILERENAAILNESLKPLANTTVHAFREALDSLGLRCPFNLTQNDGTLISAERAMSFPVLVFTSGPTNSMRGAAFLSKVSDAIVIDIGGTTTDVGMICKGFPREASSQAKIGGVSTNFRMPDVLSIGLGGGSLVDVESGKVGPVSVGYRLCEEAQVFGGETLTATDIAVAKGMADIGSIRPAVSLTPNQVTAIVETIHKMVEDAVDRVKITKEDLPVLLVGGGSILIDSSMPFTGASSVDKPLHYDVANAVGAAISQVGGSADYVVSLEQKPRDVAISEAKERAKGQAIKEGAVAESVKIVEVTEIPLTYLPGNAVRLKVKAVGDLADAEFGGNLGLTEVNPSVVAPTSGPPNVEKRPFVQPTSDADEITTALPTETAISDAADSTTTSRMIDQVTGDWTLSAFDVECISVGAGILGCGGGGSPRTGKLRALQALKQGHSIQVINPNRLGTTSDLSGLVVPVAIMGAPTILLEKLTGGQELKSGVSVVQKLINAGLGGGMSTHPGPDGCGTPITNPSPGVYCPSSAADLNQSLANTADRQICAVVSCEVGGLNCIEPLIVGAELGLPVVDADGMGRAFPELQMYSPSIYGCQLGPCCLSDEMGECVAITHVDSAKQLEDFMRIHTVRMGCSAGIVMSPLTVTDVQDKMVRGSLTRAWQLGRAVLEAQEKKQNPIDVILSNEIGEVIVSGKIVDVSRTTADGFSRGFIVIEGFDEYAGQVINIILQNEFLIARQQLTQEPSPTFGSVIACVPDLIVLIDTDMGYPITTEDARYGLRVTALVLASQHVMRTPQALEVVGPQAFGHPDVQYCPIEDKVRGLTSSESV; encoded by the exons ATGCCTGTTCGTCGTTATACGATTGGTTTGGACGTGGGAGGCACGAACACAGACTGCGTTGTGTTGAGAGCGTCCGAAGTGATTGGTTCGTGCAAGCGTCCGACAAGCAAGAACGTGACGTCTGGTGTTCACTCATCTCTCGATGAAGCTCTGAAAGACGCAAGCAGATTGACGGGAGAAAGTGTGTCTGACATTGCTGCTCACGTTGCGCGAGTCAACATTGGTACAACGCATTTCGTCAACGCAGTCGTGCAGCGGAAGTCGTTGGCACGTGTCGCTACAATCAGATTGTGTGGCCCAG CTTCTATATCTTTGCCTCCTTTTGTTGACTTTCCAAGTGATCTTGCTGACAAGATAAAGCATTCCTTGCACTTGCTGGACGGCGGATTCAGATTTGATGGCAAGGAAATTGTTCCTGTGAATGACAAGCAAGTGATTTCGTGCATCACACGGCTGCAACAAGGGGATTATCCTTGTAAGAATGTCGTCGTAGCAGGCTTGTTCTCTCCATTGAGTGGAGAGCAAGAGGAACATGTAGGCAAGCTGATAGCAGATCATTTTCCAGATGTCAGTGTAACCAAGTCATACGAG GTTGGACAATTAGGTATTTTGGAGAGAGAGAATGCAGCAATTCTAAATGAGAGTCTCAAGCCACTTGCCAATACAACAGTGCATGCTTTCAGGGAGGCACTTGACTCTCTTGGTCTGCGTTGTCCATTTAATCTTACACAAAACGACGGCACACTCATCAG tgcTGAACGAGCAATGTCTTTCCCAGTTTTGGTGTTTACGTCCGGTCCAACCAACAGCATGCGCGGTGCTGCGTTTCTGTCTAAAGTATCTGATGCAATTGTGATTGACATCGGTGGAACAACAACGGATGTTGGCATGATATGCAAAGGATTTCCTAGAGAAGCATCAAGCCAAGCCAAA ATTGGTGGAGTTAGCACGAACTTTAGAATGCCAGATGTTCTTAGTATTGGTCTTGGTGGTGGCTCGTTAGTTGATGTAGAAAGCGGCAAG GTGGGTCCCGTCAGTGTTGGTTACCGCCTGTGTGAAGAAGCTCAAGTGTTTGGTGGTGAAACACTAACAGCTACTGACATTGCAGTTGCAAAGGGAATGGCTGATATTGGCAGCATACGACCAGCCGTTAGTCTCACACCAAACCAAGTAACTGCCATTGTTGAAACGATACACAAAATGGTGGAAGACGCTGTTGACAGAGTTAAG ATTACAAAAGAGGATCTGCCTGTTTTGCTGGTTGGTGGTGGTTCTATTCTCATTGACTCTTCAATGCCATTCACAGGAGCATCATCAGTTGATAAACCTCTTCATTATGAT GTTGCAAATGCTGTTGGTGCTGCTATAAGTCAAGTTGGTGGCTCTGCAGACTATGTTGTGAGTCTTGAGCAGAAGCCACGTGATGTCGCAATTAGTGAAGCGAAGGAGCGAGCTAAGGGTCAGGCAATTAAGGAAGGAGCTGTGGCTGAATCTGTGAAGATAGTCGAGGTCACTGAAATTCCTCTCACTTACTTACCAGGCAATGCTGTTCGGTTGAAAGTAAAAGCTGTTGGAGATCTAGCTGATGCAGAATTTGGTGGAAATTTGGGTCTTACGGAAGTGAACCCTAGTGTAGTGGCACCCACTTCAGGACCACCCAATGTAGAGAAGAGACCTTTTGTCCAACCCACATCTGATGCTGATGAGATCACCACAGCTTTACCCACTGAGACTGCAATCTCTGATGCTGCAGACAGTACAACCACATCAAGAATGATTGATCAAGTCACGGGCGACTGGACTTTGTCTGCGTTTGATGTCGAATGTATTTCTGTTGGTGCTGGCATCCTTGGATGTGGTGGAGGAGGCAGTCCACGTACTGGCAAACTGAGAGCATTGCAGGCTCTCAAACAGGGACATTCCATACAAGTCATCAACCCAAACAG GCTTGGAACAACGTCTGATCTATCGGGACTCGTTGTGCCTGTTGCAATCATGGGAGCTCCCACCATCTTGTTAGAGAAGTTGACGGGCGGACAAGAGTTAAAGTCTGGTGTATCAGTGGTGCAAAAGTTGATTAATGCTG GTTTAGGTGGTGGCATGTCCACCCATCCTGGTCCTGACGGATGCGGCACTCCCATCACTAATCCATCACCTGGTGTCTATTGTCCTTCATCAGCTGCCGACCTCAATCAGTCGCTAGCCAATACCGCAGATCGCCAGATTTGTGCTGTGGTCAGCTGTGAAGTTGGTGGTCTGAATTGTATAGAGCCATTGATTGTTGGGGCCGAGCTTGGTTTACCGGTTGTCGATGCTGATGGAATGGGACGAGCGTTTCCCGAGTTACAGATGTATTCACCGTCGATATATGGATGTCAGTTGGGGCCTTGCTGTCTTAGTGATGAGATGGGAGAATGTGTGGCAATTACTCACGTCGATTCAGCAAAGCAATTGGAAGACTTCATGCGGATCCATACAGTCAGAatggg TTGCTCGGCTGGTATTGTGATGAGTCCATTGACGGTCACAGATGTACAAGATAAGATGGTCAGGGGATCTCTAACACGAGCATGGCAACTGGGTAGAGCCGTACTCGAAGCTCAAGAGAAGAAACAGAATCCCATTGATGTCATTCTAAGCAACGAAATAGGGGAAGTCATTGTCTCGGGCAAG ATTGTGGATGTAAGTCGGACAACGGCCGATGGTTTCTCGCGTGGATTTATCGTGATCGAAGGATTTGACGAGTACGCCGGGCAGGTGATCAACATCATTCTTCAGAACGAATTTCTTATCGCTCGCCAGCAGCTCACACAAGAGCCAAGTCCAACATTTGGCTCAGTCATTGCGTGTGTTCCTGACCTCATAGTTCTAATAGACACAGACATGGGATATCCTATTACAACTGAAGATGCTCGTTATGGCCTACGAGTTACTGCGCTTGTTTTGGCATCACAACATGTGATGAGGACACCGCAAGCTCTTGAGGTTGTTGGACCGCAAGCATTTGGACATCCTGACGTCCAGTATTGTCCAATTGAGGACAAGGTGAGGGGACTGACGAGCAGTGAAAGTGTGTGA
- the LOC134179729 gene encoding uncharacterized protein LOC134179729 isoform X2, whose translation MPVRRYTIGLDVGGTNTDCVVLRASEVIGSCKRPTSKNVTSGVHSSLDEALKDASRLTGESVSDIAAHVARVNIGTTHFVNAVVQRKSLARVATIRLCGPASISLPPFVDFPSDLADKIKHSLHLLDGGFRFDGKEIVPVNDKQVISCITRLQQGDYPCKNVVVAGLFSPLSGEQEEHVGKLIADHFPDVSVTKSYEVGQLGILERENAAILNESLKPLANTTVHAFREALDSLGLRCPFNLTQNDGTLISAERAMSFPVLVFTSGPTNSMRGAAFLSKVSDAIVIDIGGTTTDVGMICKGFPREASSQAKIGGVSTNFRMPDVLSIGLGGGSLVDVESGKVGPVSVGYRLCEEAQVFGGETLTATDIAVAKGMADIGSIRPAVSLTPNQVTAIVETIHKMVEDAVDRVKITKEDLPVLLVGGGSILIDSSMPFTGASSVDKPLHYDVANAVGAAISQVGGSADYVVSLEQKPRDVAISEAKERAKGQAIKEGAVAESVKIVEVTEIPLTYLPGNAVRLKVKAVGDLADAEFGGNLGLTEVNPSVVAPTSGPPNVEKRPFVQPTSDADEITTALPTETAISDAADSTTTSRMIDQVTGDWTLSAFDVECISVGAGILGCGGGGSPRTGKLRALQALKQGHSIQVINPNRLGTTSDLSGLVVPVAIMGAPTILLEKLTGGQELKSGVSVVQKLINAGLGGGMSTHPGPDGCGTPITNPSPGVYCPSSAADLNQSLANTADRQICAVVSCEVGGLNCIEPLIVGAELGLPVVDADGMGRAFPELQMYSPSIYGCQLGPCCLSDEMGECVAITHVDSAKQLEDFMRIHTLLGWYCDESIDGHRCTR comes from the exons ATGCCTGTTCGTCGTTATACGATTGGTTTGGACGTGGGAGGCACGAACACAGACTGCGTTGTGTTGAGAGCGTCCGAAGTGATTGGTTCGTGCAAGCGTCCGACAAGCAAGAACGTGACGTCTGGTGTTCACTCATCTCTCGATGAAGCTCTGAAAGACGCAAGCAGATTGACGGGAGAAAGTGTGTCTGACATTGCTGCTCACGTTGCGCGAGTCAACATTGGTACAACGCATTTCGTCAACGCAGTCGTGCAGCGGAAGTCGTTGGCACGTGTCGCTACAATCAGATTGTGTGGCCCAG CTTCTATATCTTTGCCTCCTTTTGTTGACTTTCCAAGTGATCTTGCTGACAAGATAAAGCATTCCTTGCACTTGCTGGACGGCGGATTCAGATTTGATGGCAAGGAAATTGTTCCTGTGAATGACAAGCAAGTGATTTCGTGCATCACACGGCTGCAACAAGGGGATTATCCTTGTAAGAATGTCGTCGTAGCAGGCTTGTTCTCTCCATTGAGTGGAGAGCAAGAGGAACATGTAGGCAAGCTGATAGCAGATCATTTTCCAGATGTCAGTGTAACCAAGTCATACGAG GTTGGACAATTAGGTATTTTGGAGAGAGAGAATGCAGCAATTCTAAATGAGAGTCTCAAGCCACTTGCCAATACAACAGTGCATGCTTTCAGGGAGGCACTTGACTCTCTTGGTCTGCGTTGTCCATTTAATCTTACACAAAACGACGGCACACTCATCAG tgcTGAACGAGCAATGTCTTTCCCAGTTTTGGTGTTTACGTCCGGTCCAACCAACAGCATGCGCGGTGCTGCGTTTCTGTCTAAAGTATCTGATGCAATTGTGATTGACATCGGTGGAACAACAACGGATGTTGGCATGATATGCAAAGGATTTCCTAGAGAAGCATCAAGCCAAGCCAAA ATTGGTGGAGTTAGCACGAACTTTAGAATGCCAGATGTTCTTAGTATTGGTCTTGGTGGTGGCTCGTTAGTTGATGTAGAAAGCGGCAAG GTGGGTCCCGTCAGTGTTGGTTACCGCCTGTGTGAAGAAGCTCAAGTGTTTGGTGGTGAAACACTAACAGCTACTGACATTGCAGTTGCAAAGGGAATGGCTGATATTGGCAGCATACGACCAGCCGTTAGTCTCACACCAAACCAAGTAACTGCCATTGTTGAAACGATACACAAAATGGTGGAAGACGCTGTTGACAGAGTTAAG ATTACAAAAGAGGATCTGCCTGTTTTGCTGGTTGGTGGTGGTTCTATTCTCATTGACTCTTCAATGCCATTCACAGGAGCATCATCAGTTGATAAACCTCTTCATTATGAT GTTGCAAATGCTGTTGGTGCTGCTATAAGTCAAGTTGGTGGCTCTGCAGACTATGTTGTGAGTCTTGAGCAGAAGCCACGTGATGTCGCAATTAGTGAAGCGAAGGAGCGAGCTAAGGGTCAGGCAATTAAGGAAGGAGCTGTGGCTGAATCTGTGAAGATAGTCGAGGTCACTGAAATTCCTCTCACTTACTTACCAGGCAATGCTGTTCGGTTGAAAGTAAAAGCTGTTGGAGATCTAGCTGATGCAGAATTTGGTGGAAATTTGGGTCTTACGGAAGTGAACCCTAGTGTAGTGGCACCCACTTCAGGACCACCCAATGTAGAGAAGAGACCTTTTGTCCAACCCACATCTGATGCTGATGAGATCACCACAGCTTTACCCACTGAGACTGCAATCTCTGATGCTGCAGACAGTACAACCACATCAAGAATGATTGATCAAGTCACGGGCGACTGGACTTTGTCTGCGTTTGATGTCGAATGTATTTCTGTTGGTGCTGGCATCCTTGGATGTGGTGGAGGAGGCAGTCCACGTACTGGCAAACTGAGAGCATTGCAGGCTCTCAAACAGGGACATTCCATACAAGTCATCAACCCAAACAG GCTTGGAACAACGTCTGATCTATCGGGACTCGTTGTGCCTGTTGCAATCATGGGAGCTCCCACCATCTTGTTAGAGAAGTTGACGGGCGGACAAGAGTTAAAGTCTGGTGTATCAGTGGTGCAAAAGTTGATTAATGCTG GTTTAGGTGGTGGCATGTCCACCCATCCTGGTCCTGACGGATGCGGCACTCCCATCACTAATCCATCACCTGGTGTCTATTGTCCTTCATCAGCTGCCGACCTCAATCAGTCGCTAGCCAATACCGCAGATCGCCAGATTTGTGCTGTGGTCAGCTGTGAAGTTGGTGGTCTGAATTGTATAGAGCCATTGATTGTTGGGGCCGAGCTTGGTTTACCGGTTGTCGATGCTGATGGAATGGGACGAGCGTTTCCCGAGTTACAGATGTATTCACCGTCGATATATGGATGTCAGTTGGGGCCTTGCTGTCTTAGTGATGAGATGGGAGAATGTGTGGCAATTACTCACGTCGATTCAGCAAAGCAATTGGAAGACTTCATGCGGATCCATACA TTGCTCGGCTGGTATTGTGATGAGTCCATTGACGGTCACAGATGTACAAGATAA
- the LOC134180274 gene encoding uncharacterized protein LOC134180274: MALKSSAFVPTEVALGGRQLLGEHMESHYRRIQTARPAVDTAEPNSMSSHIKLRNKTRKQHNETRARTALQESRIGSTLSLDGLDLDQPVNGHDTSNVDEVDKLNMVQRFGPHPSFVRESSVDRQSLSSTALHSQSNMSLSLSDGLQCVDSPRVVSNTTSSQRYPHRLKERYVLKSNDRHQCVEASQRRTLAWKPSGTAVRDYMGAIPVGVQMSLQRSSQKRRERGDVRAKQDIRKLDRTDGVESTEKHVFQTDDNRRHTSSVLGNNDSLHNKQGSRHQNESANSHADMLHEQQELAVSIGSTCEHDLISLSLSSVQPVLLLHKQAMAEKSQKRAAEERELQYLQFVSEVTSDILTRGVYSDQALQLVFKSHVERRKADLDEDILYQKLDQLKIDLGLQ; this comes from the exons ATGGCGTTAAAAAGCAGTG CATTTGTTCCAACGGAAGTTGCTTTGGGTGGACGTCAGTTGCTCGGAGAGCATATGGAATCTCATTACAGACGCATACAGACGGCAAGAC CGGCGGTGGACACGGCGGAGCCCAACTCTATGTCGTCACACATTAAAC TTAGAAACaagacaagaaaacaacaTAATGAGACTAGAGCTCGAACAGCTTTACAAGAATCTCGTATTGGATCA ACGTTGTCTTTGGATGGTTTAGACTTGGACCAACCAGTGAATGGTCATGATACGTCAAATGTAGACGAAGTTGACAAACTAAATATGGTTCAACGTTTTGGTCCTCACCCATCATTTGTGAGAGAGTCATCTGTTGATAGACAGTCTCTCAGTTCAACAGCATTGCATAGTCAGAGCAACATGTCACTGTCTTTGTCAGATGGTCTGCAATGTGTGGATTCACCGAGGGTTGTATCTAATACGACAAGCAGTCAGAGATATCCACACAGGTTGAAAGAGAGATATGTACTGAAATCTAATGACAGACATCAATGTGTTGAAGCATCACAACGACGTACACTTGCATGGAAACCTAGTGGAACAGCTGTTAGAGATTATATGGGAGCAATACCTGTAGGAGTACAAATGAGCTTACAACGTTCCTCTCAGAAGCGAAGGGAGAGAGGAGACGTACGAGCGAAACAAGATATTAGAAAACTTGATAGGACAGATGGTGTGGAGTCTACTGAAAAACACGTTTTTCAAACCGATGACAATCGTAGACATACGAGCAGTGTGTTGGGAAATAATGATAGTTTACACAATAAACAAGGATCTAGACATCAAAATGAATCTGCTAATTCTCACGCTGATATGTTACACGAGCAACAGGAACTTGCTGTCTCAATTGGCTCTACATGTGAACACGACTTGATCAGTCTTAGTCTATCCag CGTGCAGCCTGTTTTATtgctacacaaacaagcaatggCTGAGAAAAGTCAGAAGAGAGCAGCAGA AGAACGAGAACTTCAGTATTTACAATTTGTATCAGAAGTCACATCCGACATTCTAACAAGAGGTGTCTATAGTGATCA AGCTTTACAATTAGTCTTTAAGTCTCATGTTGAGAGAAGAAAAGCCGACTTAGATGAA GATATATTATATCAGAAACTTGATCAGCTCAAGATAGATCTCGGTCTCCAATAA